Proteins encoded within one genomic window of Phototrophicus methaneseepsis:
- a CDS encoding cytochrome P450 family protein yields the protein MATHTQMQYPLFSTATRANPQAVYNQMREHDPIWAGYGPNSGNRIWFFVDYEDVVAVLKNDKQFIKDARNLPPEVARRYTSDTPDPVFDAINRHLLGLDAPDHTRLRRLVHKVFTPRAIQALIPRIQAIADELLDQMAGQNEADLINAFTFPLPITVIAEMLGVEAAKRDQFKEWTTELLFGTDFEKSRIAAMSFVMYINELIERREHEDTGDILSGLVRAEEEGDKLNREELVSMVFLLLVAGHETTVNLMGNGMLTLMQHPQQFEMLKQQPDLMKSAVEEMLRYNGPVETPTTRLALETIDYKGHRIECGDVVLPSLLGANRDPLVFDDPNTFDITRSQNPHVAFGLGVHYCVGAPLARLEATIALTSLIARYPDMQLNTPVEALEWNPSLLIHGMKALPVRY from the coding sequence ATGGCAACCCATACGCAGATGCAATATCCCCTATTTTCTACAGCGACCCGCGCGAACCCACAAGCCGTTTATAATCAGATGCGTGAACACGACCCGATCTGGGCCGGGTATGGGCCGAATTCCGGCAACCGCATCTGGTTCTTCGTGGATTATGAAGATGTCGTCGCTGTCCTGAAGAACGACAAGCAGTTCATCAAAGATGCGCGCAACCTGCCGCCAGAAGTGGCACGTCGCTACACATCCGATACACCAGACCCTGTATTTGATGCGATTAATCGTCATTTGCTCGGCCTGGACGCCCCTGACCATACCCGCTTACGCCGACTGGTGCATAAGGTCTTTACGCCCCGCGCCATCCAGGCGTTAATACCGCGCATTCAAGCTATCGCGGATGAATTGCTTGATCAGATGGCGGGACAGAATGAGGCTGACCTCATCAATGCGTTTACCTTCCCCCTGCCGATTACCGTTATTGCGGAGATGCTCGGCGTCGAAGCCGCAAAGCGCGATCAGTTCAAAGAATGGACGACGGAACTCCTCTTTGGTACCGATTTTGAAAAATCGCGCATCGCGGCTATGTCCTTCGTGATGTATATCAATGAACTGATTGAAAGACGCGAGCATGAAGATACCGGCGACATCCTGAGTGGGCTGGTGCGCGCTGAGGAAGAAGGCGATAAGCTCAACCGAGAAGAACTCGTCTCAATGGTCTTTTTGCTGCTGGTGGCCGGGCACGAAACAACCGTCAACCTGATGGGCAACGGTATGCTGACCCTGATGCAGCATCCGCAGCAGTTCGAGATGCTCAAACAACAGCCCGACCTTATGAAAAGCGCTGTGGAAGAGATGCTGCGCTATAACGGCCCTGTCGAGACGCCGACAACGCGCCTCGCCCTGGAAACCATCGACTATAAAGGGCATCGTATTGAGTGCGGCGATGTGGTGCTGCCCTCTTTGCTCGGTGCCAATCGGGACCCCCTCGTTTTCGATGATCCCAACACCTTCGACATCACACGCAGTCAAAACCCGCATGTGGCCTTCGGTTTAGGGGTCCACTATTGTGTGGGTGCACCCCTGGCACGTCTGGAAGCAACCATCGCGCTCACATCCTTGATCGCTCGCTACCCGGATATGCAGTTGAATACACCTGTAGAAGCCCTGGAATGGAACCCCAGCCTGCTCATCCATGGTATGAAGGCGCTCCCGGTGAGGTACTAG
- a CDS encoding carbohydrate ABC transporter permease, producing MVTTTPPASTTGQATTRWRSLRGDRLRDQITGMLFVTPATLIIGVFGLFPIGYAIYMSLHSWRIQRRYTLCLPAFEANWRAEPPVWEKDFLSEVVPNFDLGSCFSNYTKTVGDWWGVLLWLLGFAGLFFAYFVWTRVFREESNQQNRLIRFFSAAFFIGIGLLVAAVGANQLGLASLPDFTRFVPYIEDIAIGSAAGIANLALGLGCFVLAFLVVRNPEWGDHFLVRALTAFVPLLVALYWVSNGWGLMIAEGNEDFLQGLVYTFYYAVGSIPLQLALGLILAYVLYRNIWGKELWRVIFFLPYVTPAVAAAVVFRIVFSPRATSLANAVIQFFGFEAQSWTAEPRPFVNALFGLNLEGFIAGPSMALVSVIMLGIWTYVGYNAVIFLAGMGGIPGDLYEAARVDGANEFHLFRYITLPLLSPVTFYLSVLGFIGTFKAFNTLYVMRQPQALGTTDTASIVVFDTFFKASRYGEATAQAILLLLIILAITQFQRSVLEKRVFYG from the coding sequence ATGGTGACAACCACACCACCCGCATCGACAACTGGGCAAGCAACGACACGGTGGCGTTCGCTACGAGGGGACCGACTCCGTGATCAGATTACGGGCATGCTATTCGTCACGCCCGCGACACTGATTATTGGTGTCTTTGGCCTGTTCCCAATTGGCTATGCCATTTACATGAGCTTGCATTCCTGGCGGATTCAGCGGCGTTATACGCTTTGTCTGCCAGCCTTCGAGGCCAATTGGCGTGCGGAACCTCCCGTATGGGAAAAGGATTTTCTGTCGGAAGTCGTCCCGAACTTCGATCTCGGCTCATGTTTTAGTAACTACACTAAAACAGTCGGCGATTGGTGGGGCGTTTTGTTGTGGCTGCTCGGCTTTGCCGGGTTGTTCTTCGCCTATTTTGTCTGGACGCGCGTCTTCCGTGAGGAGAGCAATCAGCAGAATCGTCTGATACGCTTCTTCTCTGCGGCGTTCTTCATCGGCATTGGCTTGCTCGTTGCCGCCGTTGGGGCGAACCAGCTTGGCCTTGCCTCGCTGCCAGATTTCACGCGTTTTGTCCCTTATATAGAAGACATCGCGATTGGCTCCGCTGCTGGCATTGCGAACCTGGCCCTGGGCCTGGGATGCTTCGTGCTGGCCTTTTTGGTGGTGCGCAACCCGGAATGGGGCGATCACTTCTTGGTCCGGGCGCTGACGGCCTTCGTGCCGCTGCTGGTCGCGCTCTATTGGGTCAGCAATGGCTGGGGCTTGATGATCGCAGAAGGTAATGAGGATTTCTTGCAAGGCCTCGTCTATACCTTCTACTATGCCGTTGGCAGCATCCCTTTGCAATTAGCGCTGGGCCTTATTTTGGCATATGTGCTTTATCGCAACATCTGGGGCAAAGAATTGTGGCGTGTGATCTTCTTCCTGCCGTATGTGACGCCTGCGGTGGCGGCTGCGGTCGTGTTCCGCATTGTGTTCAGCCCGCGTGCAACATCCCTGGCCAACGCAGTCATTCAGTTCTTTGGCTTTGAGGCGCAAAGCTGGACGGCTGAACCGCGCCCGTTCGTGAATGCACTCTTTGGCCTGAATTTGGAAGGCTTTATCGCGGGTCCTAGTATGGCCCTCGTCAGTGTAATCATGCTCGGCATCTGGACTTACGTCGGCTACAACGCCGTGATCTTCCTGGCAGGGATGGGCGGTATTCCGGGTGATTTATATGAAGCCGCGCGCGTAGATGGGGCGAATGAGTTCCATCTTTTCCGATATATTACGCTGCCGCTGCTCTCCCCCGTGACGTTCTACCTCTCCGTACTTGGCTTCATCGGTACCTTCAAAGCATTCAACACACTTTATGTGATGCGACAGCCGCAAGCTCTTGGGACAACGGATACAGCCAGTATCGTCGTCTTTGATACCTTCTTCAAAGCCAGTCGATACGGCGAAGCAACCGCCCAGGCGATTCTGCTGCTGCTGATTATCTTAGCAATTACCCAGTTCCAACGCTCGGTACTGGAAAAGCGGGTGTTCTATGGCTAA
- a CDS encoding RNA polymerase sigma factor, translating to MSDLRQLIQQANNSDKAISDAAFDALMTRYSGMAFQRAYASLGDRYMAEEAVQEAFIVAYLRLDQLKDPDAFPAWLRRIVLTQCDRLIRGKRPTLEPIENRYDLAEDTPDPEAHLVSEEMLNHIHNAISALPEHERAVTQDFYLEGASQKEIAEKLNVPVTTVKKRLQYARQHLRAFFQDLNAAVDLAIDDLFNVNTPEPARQPIYARTDTHPPDSDYE from the coding sequence ATGTCCGACCTAAGACAGCTCATACAACAAGCCAATAACAGCGATAAAGCCATCAGCGATGCAGCTTTTGATGCCCTCATGACGCGCTACTCTGGGATGGCCTTCCAGCGAGCTTATGCCTCCCTTGGGGATCGCTATATGGCGGAAGAAGCCGTTCAAGAAGCGTTCATCGTGGCTTATCTGCGGCTGGACCAGCTCAAAGACCCGGATGCCTTCCCGGCATGGCTGCGCCGCATCGTCCTGACCCAATGTGATCGCCTCATACGGGGCAAGCGCCCGACGTTGGAGCCTATCGAAAATCGCTATGATCTGGCGGAAGATACCCCCGACCCAGAAGCGCATCTCGTCTCCGAAGAAATGCTCAATCACATCCACAATGCAATTTCTGCCTTGCCGGAGCATGAGCGCGCCGTCACACAGGATTTTTACCTGGAAGGGGCTTCTCAAAAGGAAATCGCGGAGAAGTTGAATGTCCCCGTTACGACGGTTAAGAAGCGCTTACAGTATGCTCGGCAGCACCTGCGCGCCTTCTTCCAGGATTTGAACGCTGCTGTTGACCTGGCGATTGACGATCTATTCAACGTCAACACGCCGGAACCTGCTCGCCAGCCCATTTACGCCCGCACGGATACCCACCCGCCGGATAGTGATTACGAATAA
- a CDS encoding class I SAM-dependent methyltransferase codes for MSAQDDSIKSAVSQQFGQVAANYRTSAVHISGPDLEAMLMAANLPADALVLDAGCGAGHTAVAFAPHVGRVIAYDLTEAMLPQVEAVAQEKGILNVATQHGDVEELPYDDATFDAIVTRYSAHHWPQPQRALAEFARVLKPGGIFLISDIVAPPDAAADSFLQTIEVLRDPSHVRDHSIAQWQAMMAAAGFSSEAIFTHDLSLHMGQWLTRINTAPVYAEAIRALMTGAAQALKARFSLPGQIPPGDDCYFTIPGAVLHGVKDYGDNV; via the coding sequence CGGTGCACATCTCCGGGCCGGATTTAGAAGCCATGCTCATGGCGGCCAACCTCCCTGCTGATGCGCTCGTGCTCGATGCGGGCTGTGGGGCTGGTCATACCGCTGTCGCTTTTGCGCCACATGTGGGGCGCGTCATCGCTTATGACCTGACGGAGGCGATGCTGCCGCAGGTAGAAGCTGTCGCCCAGGAAAAAGGCATCCTCAATGTCGCAACACAACATGGCGATGTCGAAGAACTGCCCTATGACGACGCGACCTTCGACGCCATCGTCACGCGTTACAGCGCCCATCATTGGCCGCAGCCGCAGCGTGCTCTGGCGGAATTTGCTCGCGTGCTCAAACCAGGGGGCATCTTCTTAATCAGCGATATCGTCGCCCCGCCGGATGCTGCCGCGGATTCCTTCTTACAAACAATCGAGGTGCTGCGCGACCCATCGCACGTGCGCGACCACAGCATCGCCCAATGGCAGGCCATGATGGCTGCCGCCGGGTTCAGCAGCGAAGCGATCTTCACGCACGATCTATCGCTGCATATGGGCCAATGGCTGACGCGCATCAATACCGCTCCCGTCTATGCAGAAGCGATCCGCGCCCTGATGACAGGTGCTGCCCAGGCCCTGAAAGCGCGTTTCTCCCTACCGGGGCAAATCCCACCAGGGGATGACTGTTACTTCACGATTCCTGGGGCTGTCCTGCATGGCGTCAAAGACTACGGTGACAATGTATAA
- a CDS encoding pyridoxamine 5'-phosphate oxidase, whose protein sequence is MSWQALVEGNPELAAYGVTRFTDRVAYLATVDKEGNPRAHPVSPQLRENRLFIFMYPTSPKAHDLQRGSHYALHCSVENNSGGGGEFYVRGVAHQNTNSADWELVRPGNQHEFGTKYILFELSVQQAFSMQYVENDTVTNRWRQSDAT, encoded by the coding sequence ATGAGTTGGCAAGCACTTGTCGAAGGCAACCCAGAACTGGCGGCTTATGGGGTTACGCGCTTCACAGATCGTGTGGCTTATCTGGCAACAGTCGATAAAGAAGGCAATCCGCGTGCCCATCCCGTCAGCCCACAATTGCGAGAGAATCGCCTGTTTATCTTCATGTATCCGACCTCGCCCAAGGCTCATGATTTACAGCGCGGTTCGCACTATGCCCTGCATTGCAGCGTAGAAAATAATTCCGGCGGCGGTGGTGAATTTTATGTACGTGGTGTAGCGCATCAAAACACCAACAGCGCCGATTGGGAGCTCGTCCGGCCTGGGAACCAGCATGAATTCGGGACAAAGTACATCCTCTTTGAATTGAGCGTACAGCAGGCTTTTTCCATGCAATATGTCGAAAACGACACCGTCACCAATCGTTGGCGTCAGTCTGATGCGACTTGA
- a CDS encoding DUF1697 domain-containing protein, which produces MPVYICLMRSINVGGTKSIKMAELRDLFASIGLAAAKTYLQTGNVIFKSDLDSDPLLKKIDTAIEDAYGFHVDMMLLTVEDLKAAIEEAPFTPEQLDDPKKTTFVFLDQKPAKAHMEKLLAAYTGPETIYPEGRHLYVFYAEGVGRSKLTNALMERHLKVVTTARNGNTTLKVLAMAEDMAAQT; this is translated from the coding sequence ATGCCTGTTTATATCTGTTTGATGCGTAGTATCAATGTCGGCGGCACAAAGAGCATCAAAATGGCAGAACTGCGCGATCTGTTTGCGTCGATTGGGCTTGCAGCTGCAAAGACCTATCTTCAGACAGGTAATGTCATCTTCAAGAGCGATCTTGATAGCGATCCCCTGCTCAAGAAAATTGATACGGCCATAGAAGATGCGTATGGCTTCCATGTTGATATGATGCTGCTCACCGTGGAGGACCTGAAAGCCGCCATCGAAGAAGCCCCCTTTACGCCGGAACAACTGGACGATCCGAAGAAGACGACATTTGTCTTTTTGGACCAGAAGCCGGCGAAGGCCCATATGGAGAAACTACTCGCGGCGTATACGGGCCCTGAAACGATCTATCCTGAAGGGCGGCATCTGTATGTTTTTTACGCCGAAGGCGTGGGGCGCTCTAAATTGACGAATGCGCTTATGGAGCGGCACCTTAAGGTTGTGACAACGGCGCGCAATGGGAACACGACCCTGAAAGTCCTGGCGATGGCGGAAGACATGGCCGCGCAAACTTGA
- a CDS encoding SH3 domain-containing protein, whose protein sequence is MKKKVILLGIVGMLLALFAGTSAAQTAPDAVREAAIVAAQNALNTTERPSDWRWTFLASQSTTALGCGLVTGTPLPNAMSAYAFDITFTTGVYRVHVSADAEYVQLCDEKFSAAQIESTPEGTPTVPSCIVNVSAALATVYQLPSEDAAVLASVGSGSAMMAYGRSSDSTWYQVAIPNSDSLGWVSLDSITAPFACQQLPVKASVAGDSTTGSQACFLVPASTYSNVRTQPTTDSEQVGSIFEGTTWQVYARNGESTWYYIEPGWVASSVVTLQGSCNAIPVNVELVGAGTSQAVATPISPTPLAVGLTTGIPTDAVCPASFTDYMAPRIRVGQATARVVSGGIPNRLREQPNTQGSQIGQVNPGRTIDRVLNGPACVDGYVWWLVEVDGVTGWTAESSFADEDYYLEPVGGAATPQVAETPIPDEVPHMALEINGTGIAMTTTDSRVLVALSAPVDGTSTQPPQLLLYDVPEDMATDPIVPEVIESEEITALGTLPNDVFAVVTADGTLNIYDTSSTARFEGIETDADDLISALSFNSTGSIMLLPACATTDDEGTCTQGRIDLWDAVEGTVIRRQPAHTTVPTVLFSPNDQVIASVGPDGVQFWDLQTGGFLGAVASMTNSATYDITFSPDGSQLLYGTCQIDEEGTCIDGRVVTIDPNTFEATDTTFADHSDAVSAVAFSPDGDLWASASVDGSIFVYDAATNERLYTLAEEGVVPVDIAFTGAEGHTLAVLGLSLGDAPINYLTFWQLDVIE, encoded by the coding sequence GTGAAGAAAAAAGTCATCTTGTTGGGGATAGTGGGGATGCTGCTGGCTCTATTTGCGGGCACCTCTGCCGCCCAGACGGCCCCTGACGCTGTGCGAGAAGCAGCCATTGTCGCGGCACAGAACGCACTGAACACAACAGAACGCCCCTCAGACTGGCGATGGACCTTCTTAGCCAGCCAGAGCACCACCGCACTTGGATGCGGCCTCGTGACCGGCACACCTTTGCCAAACGCTATGTCGGCCTATGCCTTTGATATTACCTTTACAACAGGCGTCTACCGGGTACACGTCAGCGCAGATGCGGAATACGTCCAGCTTTGTGACGAAAAATTCAGCGCCGCGCAGATCGAAAGCACGCCAGAAGGCACACCCACTGTGCCAAGCTGCATCGTAAATGTGTCCGCGGCCTTAGCCACCGTCTATCAACTGCCGAGCGAAGACGCTGCGGTCCTTGCGTCGGTGGGTTCCGGCAGCGCGATGATGGCTTATGGGCGCAGTTCTGATAGCACATGGTATCAGGTCGCTATCCCGAACAGCGATAGCCTGGGCTGGGTTTCGCTCGATAGCATTACCGCACCCTTTGCCTGCCAGCAATTGCCCGTGAAGGCTTCCGTCGCTGGCGACAGCACCACCGGCAGTCAGGCTTGTTTCTTGGTACCTGCCAGCACCTATAGCAACGTGCGGACCCAACCCACCACAGATTCTGAGCAGGTGGGCAGCATCTTCGAAGGCACCACCTGGCAGGTCTACGCCCGCAACGGCGAGAGCACCTGGTACTACATTGAACCGGGTTGGGTGGCGTCTTCCGTGGTGACGCTCCAGGGCAGTTGCAACGCTATCCCCGTGAACGTCGAACTGGTTGGTGCCGGGACATCGCAGGCGGTCGCCACACCGATTTCCCCCACACCCCTGGCTGTTGGCCTGACAACAGGCATTCCGACAGATGCCGTATGCCCTGCCAGCTTCACGGACTATATGGCACCGCGCATTCGCGTTGGGCAGGCCACAGCCCGCGTCGTCAGCGGCGGCATTCCGAACCGCCTGCGCGAACAACCCAATACACAGGGTAGCCAGATCGGGCAGGTGAACCCTGGCCGCACAATCGACCGCGTATTGAACGGTCCCGCTTGTGTCGATGGCTATGTATGGTGGTTGGTAGAAGTCGATGGCGTCACAGGTTGGACGGCGGAATCCAGTTTTGCTGATGAAGATTATTATCTGGAGCCAGTTGGCGGGGCCGCGACGCCCCAGGTCGCAGAGACACCCATCCCCGATGAGGTGCCGCATATGGCGCTGGAAATTAACGGGACGGGTATCGCCATGACAACCACCGACAGCCGCGTGCTGGTCGCGCTATCAGCCCCCGTTGATGGTACGAGCACCCAACCGCCCCAACTCCTGTTATATGATGTACCTGAAGATATGGCTACTGACCCTATCGTGCCAGAGGTCATCGAGAGCGAAGAAATAACCGCGCTCGGCACCTTGCCGAACGATGTCTTCGCAGTCGTCACAGCAGATGGCACCCTGAACATCTACGATACCAGCTCGACGGCGCGGTTCGAGGGCATCGAAACAGATGCAGATGACCTTATTTCGGCGCTCTCTTTCAATAGCACGGGCTCGATCATGCTGTTACCTGCCTGCGCTACAACCGATGATGAAGGGACCTGTACACAGGGCCGCATTGATCTATGGGATGCGGTTGAAGGGACGGTCATCCGTCGCCAACCTGCTCACACCACTGTGCCAACGGTGTTATTCAGCCCCAATGACCAGGTAATCGCCAGCGTGGGGCCTGATGGCGTGCAATTCTGGGATTTGCAAACGGGGGGTTTCCTGGGGGCTGTCGCCAGCATGACCAACAGCGCCACCTACGACATCACCTTCAGCCCGGATGGCAGCCAACTGCTCTACGGCACTTGCCAGATCGATGAAGAAGGGACCTGCATTGATGGCCGCGTCGTCACGATTGACCCCAACACCTTCGAAGCTACCGATACCACTTTTGCGGATCACAGCGATGCTGTCTCAGCCGTGGCATTCAGCCCGGATGGCGATTTATGGGCCAGCGCCAGCGTCGATGGCAGCATCTTCGTCTATGATGCTGCGACCAATGAGCGCCTTTACACGCTGGCAGAAGAAGGTGTTGTTCCGGTAGACATTGCCTTCACCGGGGCAGAGGGCCATACGCTCGCCGTGCTCGGTTTAAGCCTTGGCGATGCACCTATCAACTACCTCACATTCTGGCAGTTGGACGTCATAGAATAG
- a CDS encoding extracellular solute-binding protein translates to MKKFAAFTLLVLALVLALPVVAQDDVEMIYEDVDPTGATVEFWHQHSGEREEALNAIVEEFNATNEWGITVVPSNQGGYGDIFQKMNLGLVEGGDSLPELVVAYQNQAATYQLVDGLIDMRPLVESPTWGLTEEDKADFFPGFYTQDIFPTFGNERLGFPPNRSLEVMYYNISWLNELYEAGAISFEGAPVTPDQFKEAACAAVENPYSAATGDPSTSIGYQLSYDASRFASWTFAFGGDIYDYEANQYTVNSPAAVEAMTFLQGLYADGCARDIEEAYGDQTNFGQGVTLFTVGSSSGAPFYGTAVDEGAGHEWSVGAIPYTTEEPVMNLYGASVSIPVSTPEQEVAAWLFVKYYTSTDAQATWAQASEYFPVRASVADGLADYFEANPSYEAGFDLLQYSKSEPPVPGYDFVRDAMETAMAEIMGDSSMDVQARLDELNEEANEILAEQ, encoded by the coding sequence ATGAAGAAGTTCGCAGCTTTTACTCTTCTGGTTCTGGCTCTCGTGCTGGCTCTGCCAGTCGTGGCCCAGGACGACGTAGAAATGATTTATGAAGATGTGGATCCGACTGGTGCAACAGTTGAATTCTGGCACCAGCACAGCGGCGAGCGCGAAGAAGCGCTGAACGCAATCGTCGAAGAATTCAATGCAACCAACGAATGGGGCATCACCGTTGTTCCCAGCAATCAGGGTGGTTACGGCGATATCTTCCAGAAGATGAACCTCGGCCTGGTCGAAGGCGGCGATAGCCTGCCAGAACTGGTTGTTGCTTATCAGAACCAGGCTGCGACCTACCAACTGGTTGATGGCCTGATTGATATGCGTCCTCTGGTTGAGAGCCCGACATGGGGCCTGACCGAAGAAGACAAGGCTGACTTCTTCCCTGGCTTCTACACTCAGGATATCTTCCCCACATTCGGCAACGAACGCCTGGGCTTCCCTCCCAACCGTTCCCTGGAAGTGATGTACTACAACATCAGCTGGCTGAATGAACTGTACGAAGCTGGCGCGATCAGCTTCGAAGGTGCGCCTGTCACCCCAGATCAATTCAAGGAAGCTGCTTGTGCAGCCGTTGAGAACCCGTACAGTGCCGCGACCGGCGACCCCAGCACCAGCATTGGTTATCAGCTGAGCTACGATGCCAGCCGCTTCGCTAGCTGGACCTTCGCTTTTGGTGGCGATATCTACGATTACGAAGCCAACCAGTACACCGTCAACAGCCCGGCTGCTGTCGAAGCTATGACCTTCCTGCAGGGTCTGTATGCCGATGGTTGCGCTCGTGACATCGAAGAAGCTTACGGCGACCAGACCAACTTCGGCCAGGGCGTGACCCTCTTCACCGTTGGTTCCTCCTCCGGTGCTCCCTTCTACGGCACCGCCGTTGACGAAGGCGCTGGCCATGAATGGAGCGTTGGCGCTATTCCTTACACCACAGAAGAACCGGTTATGAACCTGTACGGCGCTTCTGTCAGCATCCCTGTCAGCACACCTGAACAGGAAGTTGCTGCATGGCTGTTCGTGAAGTACTACACCAGCACCGACGCTCAGGCAACATGGGCACAGGCCAGCGAATACTTCCCGGTCCGCGCAAGCGTTGCTGATGGCCTGGCTGATTACTTCGAAGCCAACCCGAGCTACGAAGCTGGTTTCGACCTGCTGCAGTACTCCAAGTCAGAACCGCCCGTCCCGGGTTACGACTTCGTCCGTGATGCAATGGAAACCGCCATGGCTGAAATCATGGGCGATTCCAGCATGGACGTTCAGGCACGCCTGGACGAACTGAACGAAGAAGCGAATGAAATCCTGGCTGAGCAGTAA
- a CDS encoding carbohydrate ABC transporter permease, whose amino-acid sequence MANVTTTPTQGNTIATVRDFPIGDVVTIFLGGLLALMTVGILTGGVSFTVDAMWLLPLATGVAAVVLGILSILNPDRSRLFSVGVMILGLFSFVFTATYIIDACSLEEPNLDGMLALAGAAAAGLIVQAVIPRPEAHEIEVPWGSDTLRRRSPVEVFTGWLQSITLGKFVLYVLLTFAAVVAMVPFLWMITNSLMTLGEVLNRALLPADPVNGVCNYVEAWNEANFSRYFFNSIVITLITITGLLVTSVLSAYAFARIDFIGRNTIFTLLLITLMIPESVTMIPNFLIITGNVPVIPSLADDSLAIVFDRNWLDTLTALTLPFMANAFSIFLLRQFFSTIPNELWEACRIDGGGHLRFLLQIVLPIARPAILTVTLLTFISAWNAFIWPLIVTRTDEWRPLMVGLYNFTQESGTQLHLLMAGSFITIFPILLLYFATQKAFTEGIATSGLKG is encoded by the coding sequence ATGGCTAACGTGACGACAACACCCACTCAGGGCAATACCATCGCGACAGTTCGCGATTTCCCGATTGGCGATGTGGTGACGATCTTCCTCGGCGGCTTGCTGGCGCTGATGACAGTCGGCATCCTGACGGGGGGCGTATCTTTTACAGTGGATGCCATGTGGTTACTGCCGCTTGCCACGGGCGTTGCCGCCGTGGTCCTGGGCATCCTGAGCATTCTGAATCCTGATCGCAGCCGCCTGTTTTCCGTAGGGGTTATGATCCTGGGATTATTCAGCTTTGTCTTCACAGCGACATATATCATTGATGCGTGCAGCCTTGAAGAGCCAAACCTGGATGGTATGCTGGCTTTGGCTGGCGCTGCCGCTGCTGGCCTCATTGTGCAGGCGGTGATCCCCCGCCCAGAAGCTCATGAAATTGAGGTGCCATGGGGTAGTGACACACTGCGGCGTCGCAGCCCGGTAGAAGTCTTCACAGGTTGGCTGCAAAGTATCACGCTTGGTAAGTTCGTGCTCTACGTCTTGCTGACTTTTGCCGCTGTGGTGGCGATGGTCCCCTTCTTGTGGATGATTACGAACTCTTTGATGACGCTTGGCGAAGTCCTCAACCGCGCTTTGCTCCCGGCGGATCCCGTCAATGGTGTTTGTAACTACGTCGAAGCCTGGAATGAAGCCAACTTCAGCCGCTATTTCTTCAATAGTATCGTGATTACGCTCATTACCATCACGGGGCTGTTGGTGACGTCCGTGCTTTCTGCCTATGCCTTTGCACGTATCGACTTCATCGGGCGCAATACCATCTTTACGCTGTTGCTCATCACATTGATGATCCCTGAAAGCGTGACGATGATCCCGAACTTTTTGATTATTACCGGTAATGTCCCGGTGATTCCAAGCCTCGCGGATGATAGTCTCGCCATTGTCTTCGACAGAAACTGGTTAGACACGCTTACGGCACTGACGCTGCCGTTTATGGCGAATGCCTTCTCAATTTTCTTGTTACGCCAGTTCTTCTCCACAATTCCGAATGAATTGTGGGAAGCATGCCGCATTGATGGGGGCGGTCATTTGCGCTTCTTGCTGCAAATTGTGCTGCCTATCGCGCGTCCGGCTATTTTGACGGTCACTTTGCTGACCTTCATCAGCGCCTGGAATGCATTCATCTGGCCGTTGATCGTCACGCGGACCGATGAATGGCGCCCGTTGATGGTCGGCTTGTATAACTTTACCCAGGAATCCGGAACCCAGTTACATCTCTTGATGGCAGGGTCATTCATTACGATCTTCCCGATTTTGCTGTTGTACTTCGCCACACAAAAAGCATTTACGGAAGGCATCGCAACATCCGGCTTAAAGGGTTAA
- a CDS encoding DUF5946 family protein yields MQALCEACGAPISDERTCQDDFYQMLYWEHEFPALGVVHHLMVISYHLQHPHLYSPQGLNGIQQQLKQFIETDITPEQMRQGMRQAVDSGKRDYAITARPGSYGQYDHPMPWTLHACDVVAGGAENYIQNTHAWAQSIYSVLKQTGELT; encoded by the coding sequence ATGCAAGCGCTCTGTGAAGCGTGCGGCGCGCCCATCAGCGACGAACGCACCTGCCAGGATGATTTTTATCAGATGCTTTATTGGGAGCATGAATTCCCGGCATTGGGCGTTGTCCATCACCTGATGGTGATTAGCTACCATCTCCAGCACCCACACCTCTACTCTCCCCAGGGGCTGAACGGCATTCAGCAGCAGTTGAAGCAGTTTATCGAAACAGATATTACCCCTGAGCAGATGCGCCAGGGTATGCGTCAGGCTGTTGATTCTGGCAAGCGGGACTATGCCATTACAGCCCGGCCTGGTTCATACGGCCAATATGACCACCCCATGCCCTGGACCCTGCATGCCTGCGATGTCGTGGCTGGCGGCGCGGAAAACTACATCCAAAATACCCACGCCTGGGCCCAATCGATCTATAGCGTACTCAAACAAACTGGCGAATTAACGTAG